The Lacipirellula parvula genome window below encodes:
- the rpsI gene encoding 30S ribosomal protein S9, with protein MSAVASEEALGTGRRKTSVARVRIKPGSGKITVNGRELTEFFRIVQDQNAVTGPLDHCELRDKVDVKILVDGGGTTGQAGACTQGIARALLKHDSELIEKLREKNYMSRDSRMKERKKYGLHGARRGTQFSKR; from the coding sequence ATGTCAGCAGTCGCCTCGGAAGAAGCCCTCGGCACTGGCCGTCGCAAGACCTCCGTCGCCCGCGTCCGCATTAAGCCGGGCAGCGGCAAGATCACCGTCAATGGCCGCGAACTCACCGAGTTCTTCCGCATTGTACAGGACCAGAACGCCGTCACCGGCCCGCTGGACCACTGCGAACTCCGCGACAAGGTCGACGTGAAGATCCTCGTCGACGGCGGCGGCACCACCGGCCAAGCCGGCGCCTGCACCCAGGGCATCGCCCGCGCCTTGCTGAAGCACGACAGCGAGCTGATCGAAAAGCTTCGCGAGAAGAACTACATGTCGCGCGATTCCCGCATGAAGGAACGCAAGAAGTACGGCCTCCACGGCGCCCGCCGCGGAACGCAGTTCTCGAAGCGTTAA
- the rplM gene encoding 50S ribosomal protein L13 — protein MTTYMAKAGTFEQKWLLVDATDKIVGRLASEIAVILMGKHRPTYTPHVDTGDFIVVVNCEKVHFTGKKWDQKKYAWYTGYTRQRTIGAADRLEKSPELILQEAVRRMLPKNKLGAAMLSKLKIYKGADHPHQAQQPEPTELASIA, from the coding sequence ATGACCACCTACATGGCCAAAGCTGGCACGTTCGAGCAGAAGTGGCTGCTAGTCGACGCCACCGATAAGATCGTGGGCCGCCTGGCCAGCGAAATTGCCGTCATCCTGATGGGCAAGCACCGCCCGACCTATACCCCGCACGTCGACACCGGCGATTTCATCGTTGTCGTCAACTGCGAGAAGGTGCACTTCACGGGCAAGAAGTGGGACCAGAAGAAGTACGCCTGGTACACCGGCTACACCCGCCAACGCACGATCGGCGCCGCCGACCGCTTGGAAAAGTCGCCTGAGCTGATCCTTCAGGAAGCCGTCCGCCGCATGCTGCCGAAGAACAAGCTCGGCGCCGCGATGCTGTCGAAGCTCAAGATCTACAAGGGCGCCGATCACCCGCACCAGGCCCAACAGCCTGAGCCGACCGAGCTCGCCTCGATCGCCTAA